In one window of Haemophilus parainfluenzae DNA:
- a CDS encoding DMT family transporter, whose protein sequence is MKQQPLLGFLFALITAMAWGSLPIALKQVLSVMTPQTIVWYRFIVAFLALFILLAYKKKLPQFLKGGQFIWLVVIGVIGLSGNFFLFNSSLKFIDPSSAQIFIHFSSFGMLICGLFVFKEKLGLHQKIGLVLLLVGLVLFFNDKLDGFQGESRYLTGVLLSLAGSLIWVAYGMAQKLMLRRFSSPQILLMIYFGCLLVFTPIAEFSQVRELSPLAFGCLAYCCLNTLFGYGAYAEALNRWEVSKVSVVITLVPLFTIFFAHLAHYANPENFAAPELNMISYIGAFVVVCGAILSAIGHKLLPQSK, encoded by the coding sequence ATGAAACAACAACCTCTTTTAGGATTTCTATTTGCTTTAATTACAGCGATGGCATGGGGATCTTTACCTATTGCGTTAAAACAGGTTTTATCCGTGATGACGCCACAAACGATCGTATGGTATCGCTTTATTGTGGCATTTTTAGCGCTCTTTATTTTGCTTGCCTATAAGAAAAAATTGCCACAATTTTTGAAAGGTGGTCAATTTATTTGGTTGGTAGTAATTGGTGTCATAGGGTTGTCTGGTAACTTCTTCTTATTTAATAGCTCACTTAAGTTTATCGATCCTTCTTCGGCTCAAATTTTTATTCACTTTTCCTCTTTTGGCATGTTGATTTGTGGTCTTTTTGTCTTTAAAGAAAAGCTCGGATTACACCAAAAAATAGGTTTAGTCTTATTACTTGTAGGATTAGTGCTTTTCTTCAATGATAAGCTAGATGGGTTTCAAGGGGAAAGCCGCTATTTAACGGGCGTATTATTAAGTCTGGCAGGCTCGTTAATTTGGGTTGCTTATGGTATGGCGCAAAAGCTCATGCTTCGTCGTTTTAGTTCACCACAGATTTTATTAATGATTTATTTCGGTTGTCTTTTGGTATTTACGCCTATTGCTGAATTTTCCCAAGTGAGAGAGCTCAGCCCGTTAGCATTTGGTTGTTTAGCTTATTGTTGCTTAAATACCCTATTTGGTTATGGTGCCTATGCCGAAGCCCTTAATCGTTGGGAAGTTTCTAAAGTGAGCGTTGTGATAACCTTAGTGCCGTTATTTACCATTTTCTTTGCTCATCTTGCACATTATGCGAACCCTGAGAATTTTGCCGCGCCAGAATTAAATATGATTAGCTATATCGGGGCGTTTGTTGTAGTATGCGGAGCAATTTTGTCGGCAATAGGACATAAGTTATTACCGCAATCAAAGTAA
- the rpmA gene encoding 50S ribosomal protein L27, producing MATKKAGGSTRNGRDSEAKRLGVKRFGGESVLAGSIIVRQRGTKFHAGNNVGMGRDHTLFATADGKVKFEVKGEKSRKYVSIVTE from the coding sequence ATGGCAACTAAAAAAGCTGGTGGTTCAACTCGTAACGGTCGTGATTCTGAAGCTAAACGCCTTGGTGTTAAACGTTTCGGTGGCGAATCTGTATTAGCAGGTAGCATCATTGTACGTCAACGTGGTACTAAATTCCACGCAGGTAACAACGTAGGTATGGGTCGTGACCACACCTTATTTGCTACCGCTGACGGTAAAGTAAAATTTGAAGTGAAAGGCGAGAAAAGCCGTAAATACGTAAGTATTGTAACTGAATAA
- the rplU gene encoding 50S ribosomal protein L21 — MYAVFQSGGKQHRVSEGQVVRLEKLELATGATVEFDSVLMVVNGEDVKIGAPVVAGAKVVAEVMAQGRGDKVKIVKFRRRKHSRKQQGHRQWFTEVKITGIQA; from the coding sequence ATGTACGCAGTTTTCCAAAGTGGCGGTAAACAACACCGTGTGAGCGAAGGTCAAGTCGTTCGTTTAGAAAAACTTGAACTTGCAACTGGCGCAACAGTTGAGTTCGACTCAGTGTTGATGGTCGTTAATGGTGAAGATGTTAAAATTGGTGCACCAGTAGTAGCTGGCGCAAAAGTAGTGGCTGAAGTTATGGCACAAGGTCGTGGCGATAAAGTTAAAATCGTTAAGTTCCGTCGTCGTAAACACAGCCGTAAGCAACAAGGTCATCGTCAGTGGTTCACAGAAGTGAAAATCACTGGGATTCAAGCATAA
- the ispB gene encoding octaprenyl diphosphate synthase → MNKQDLMDMHAIQALTDADMQKVDRAILAQINSDVPMVNQLGFYIVQGGGKRIRPLIAVLTARALGYESDKVATCATFVEFIHTASLLHDDVVDESDMRRGRATANSAFGNAASVLVGDFIYTRAFQLVAQLQSLDILRIMADATNVLAEGEVQQLMNVNDPDTTEESYMRVIYSKTARLFEVAAQSVAIVAGAEKSIESAFQEYGRYLGTAFQLVDDVLDYSANAAALGKNVGDDLAEGKPTLPLLHAMRHGNPQQAALIREAIEQGGKRDAIDDVLTIMAEHKSLDYAMDRAKQEAKKAVDAIALLPESEYKKALISLAYLSVDRTY, encoded by the coding sequence ATGAACAAACAAGATTTAATGGATATGCATGCAATCCAAGCATTAACTGATGCGGATATGCAGAAAGTAGACCGAGCTATTCTAGCACAAATTAACTCCGATGTGCCGATGGTTAATCAGCTTGGTTTTTATATTGTACAAGGTGGCGGAAAACGTATTCGACCACTTATTGCGGTTTTAACGGCTCGTGCATTAGGCTACGAAAGCGATAAAGTGGCAACTTGTGCGACTTTTGTAGAATTTATTCATACCGCTTCTTTATTACATGATGATGTGGTTGATGAATCGGATATGCGTCGCGGCCGCGCAACAGCAAACTCTGCCTTTGGTAATGCGGCTAGCGTATTAGTAGGCGACTTCATTTATACCCGTGCATTCCAGTTAGTGGCACAGCTACAATCGCTAGATATTCTTCGAATTATGGCTGACGCCACCAACGTTTTGGCAGAAGGTGAAGTTCAACAATTGATGAATGTGAATGATCCCGATACCACGGAAGAAAGCTATATGCGTGTGATTTATAGTAAAACAGCACGTTTATTTGAAGTGGCGGCACAATCTGTGGCGATTGTTGCGGGAGCTGAAAAATCAATTGAAAGTGCATTTCAAGAATATGGTCGCTATCTTGGCACCGCATTCCAATTAGTAGATGATGTGTTAGATTACAGCGCAAACGCTGCCGCATTAGGCAAAAATGTGGGTGACGACCTCGCCGAAGGTAAACCGACTCTTCCTTTATTACACGCAATGCGTCATGGTAATCCACAACAAGCCGCACTTATTCGTGAAGCCATTGAACAAGGCGGAAAACGTGATGCAATCGATGACGTGCTTACGATTATGGCTGAACATAAATCCCTTGATTATGCGATGGATCGTGCGAAACAAGAAGCCAAAAAAGCCGTTGATGCCATTGCTTTATTACCTGAAAGCGAATACAAAAAAGCCTTAATTTCACTGGCTTATTTATCGGTAGACCGAACTTATTAA
- a CDS encoding epoxyqueuosine reductase QueH yields the protein MTEEQIQPQSAADSQPKFQKTRKQKVRKDPNAPFIREKLELPEGHNKLLLHSCCAPCSGEVMEAILASGIEFTIYFYNPNIHPLKEYLIRKEENIRFAQKFGIPFIDADYDRQQWFDRAKGMEWEPERGIRCTMCFDMRFEKAAEYAHEHGFPVFTSCLGISRWKDMDQINGCGHRAAEKYDDVIYWDYNWRKAGGSQRMIEISKRERFYQQEYCGCVYSLRDSNKWREETGRQKIEIGKLYYTPD from the coding sequence ATGACTGAAGAACAAATTCAACCGCAAAGTGCGGCCGATTCTCAACCTAAATTTCAAAAAACACGCAAACAAAAAGTGCGTAAGGATCCTAATGCGCCTTTTATTCGCGAAAAACTTGAATTACCTGAAGGACATAATAAGTTACTTCTCCACTCTTGCTGTGCGCCTTGCTCAGGTGAAGTGATGGAAGCTATTTTGGCCTCAGGTATTGAATTTACAATTTATTTTTACAACCCGAATATTCATCCCTTAAAAGAATATCTAATTCGTAAAGAAGAAAACATCCGCTTTGCCCAAAAATTTGGGATTCCGTTTATTGATGCAGACTACGATCGCCAACAATGGTTTGATCGCGCAAAAGGTATGGAATGGGAGCCAGAACGTGGCATCCGTTGCACCATGTGCTTTGATATGCGTTTTGAAAAAGCCGCCGAATATGCTCATGAGCATGGTTTCCCTGTATTTACCAGCTGTCTTGGTATTTCTCGCTGGAAAGACATGGATCAAATCAACGGTTGCGGTCACCGTGCAGCTGAAAAATATGATGATGTAATTTATTGGGATTACAACTGGCGTAAAGCTGGCGGATCGCAGCGCATGATCGAAATCAGTAAGCGTGAACGTTTTTATCAGCAAGAATATTGTGGCTGTGTTTATTCTTTACGAGATAGCAATAAATGGCGTGAAGAAACAGGGCGACAAAAAATTGAAATTGGTAAACTCTATTACACACCTGATTAA
- a CDS encoding cell division protein ZapA: MSLKLVEVVVLGQVLRLNVPAEQEEILRQAARSLDLQVSEMKERTGLLQLDRVLSIVALNLSFELTQEKNKNAQIENVLCTRIQQLDHSLENALGGRFIID; this comes from the coding sequence ATGTCATTAAAACTGGTTGAAGTTGTTGTATTAGGGCAAGTGTTGCGCTTGAATGTCCCTGCAGAACAAGAGGAGATTTTGCGTCAGGCTGCGCGTAGTTTAGATCTCCAAGTATCTGAAATGAAAGAGCGTACAGGTTTATTGCAATTAGACCGTGTGCTTTCTATTGTTGCCTTAAATTTAAGTTTCGAATTAACCCAAGAAAAAAACAAAAATGCCCAGATTGAAAACGTGTTATGTACGCGAATTCAGCAGTTAGATCATTCTTTAGAGAATGCATTAGGTGGGCGTTTCATCATAGATTAA